Proteins from one Patescibacteria group bacterium genomic window:
- a CDS encoding Glu/Leu/Phe/Val dehydrogenase → MKNNTILSDSLEELKKAAKMASLEKVYKILKKPDRVIEADLKLKTSKGEKTFLAFRSQYNNIRGPYKGGLRYHPGVTQDEVVSLSFWMSLKCAVTDLPYGGGKGGIKVDPRKLSLEELEKLTRKYTQAIAKYIGPQKDILAPDVYTNATVMSWIVSEYAKIIKDDKKALAVTTGKPLAMGGSQGREEATALGGVFVLEEILNNLNINKKGLKTIVQGFGNVGHIISEILYNQGFKITGLSDSKAEIFSQEGFTPQHIWEFKKKEGLVDGIYQKGSVCDHDEEKHEHFENNKILEQPCNILIPAALEKAITKDNAHKIKAKIILEMANGAITTEALEILKKKNIIVIPDILANAGGVIVSYFEWQQNLSDKYWPKEKINKKLKDKITKAAQEVLTLSKKYQTDLKTASYILALKKIKKSLDK, encoded by the coding sequence ATGAAAAATAATACTATTCTCTCTGATAGCTTAGAAGAGCTCAAAAAAGCGGCTAAGATGGCTAGTTTAGAAAAAGTATATAAAATTTTAAAAAAACCTGATCGAGTTATTGAAGCTGACTTAAAATTAAAAACATCAAAAGGAGAAAAGACTTTTTTAGCTTTTCGCTCTCAATATAATAATATACGAGGCCCTTACAAAGGCGGCTTAAGATATCATCCAGGTGTTACCCAAGACGAAGTAGTTAGTTTATCTTTTTGGATGAGCTTAAAATGCGCTGTTACTGACTTACCTTATGGCGGCGGTAAGGGAGGTATAAAAGTTGATCCACGGAAATTAAGCCTTGAAGAATTAGAAAAACTAACCCGAAAATACACCCAGGCTATAGCCAAATATATCGGCCCACAAAAAGATATTCTGGCTCCTGATGTTTACACTAACGCTACGGTCATGTCTTGGATTGTTAGTGAATACGCTAAAATTATTAAAGATGATAAAAAAGCTTTAGCCGTTACTACCGGCAAACCCTTGGCTATGGGCGGCAGCCAAGGGCGCGAGGAAGCGACGGCCTTGGGCGGAGTTTTTGTACTGGAGGAAATATTAAATAATTTAAATATAAACAAAAAAGGCTTAAAAACTATTGTTCAGGGCTTTGGCAATGTTGGTCATATTATTTCCGAAATACTTTATAACCAGGGTTTTAAAATTACTGGTCTTTCTGATTCTAAGGCTGAGATTTTTTCTCAAGAAGGTTTTACCCCTCAACATATCTGGGAGTTTAAAAAGAAAGAAGGCTTGGTTGATGGTATTTATCAAAAAGGCAGTGTCTGTGACCATGACGAAGAAAAACACGAACACTTTGAAAATAATAAAATTTTAGAACAACCCTGTAATATTCTCATCCCGGCCGCTTTGGAAAAAGCCATTACCAAAGATAACGCTCACAAAATAAAAGCAAAAATAATTCTGGAAATGGCTAACGGTGCCATTACCACTGAAGCTTTAGAAATATTAAAGAAAAAAAATATCATAGTTATTCCGGATATCCTAGCTAACGCCGGCGGCGTAATCGTTTCTTATTTTGAATGGCAACAAAACCTCTCTGATAAATACTGGCCAAAAGAAAAAATCAATAAAAAATTAAAAGATAAAATAACTAAAGCGGCTCAAGAAGTTTTGACTTTATCAAAAAAATATCAGACTGATTTGAAAACAGCCAGTTATATTTTAGCTCTAAAAAAGATTAAAAAATCTCTTGACAAATAA
- a CDS encoding pyridoxal phosphate-dependent aminotransferase, with protein sequence MKLSKRGLNIQASPIRKLYPLANQTEKKGREVIKLNIGQPDIELPKIVRQEIKNYKREVICYAPSQGLPQVIKAWQKYLIDSGLDFKNDEIVVTTGGSEAIIFAMAAIADAGEEIIVFEPFYTNYNGFASLIDVKLNPITLKIEKGFHLPPREEIEKRINKKTKGIIITNPNNPTGTVYTKEELNILALLAEKYDLFIINDEVYREFVFGDSKFYSLFNFKNIKKNIILADSVSKRFNACGARLGCLASYNKKIIENVTKFAQARLSSPTIEQEIFIPLLKNSKEYINNLILEYKKRRETVKEELKKIPNLTYRFPEGSFYIIIGLPVDNSEKFCQWLLTNFEYKNKTLLLAPACGFYASPDQGKNEVRLAFVYQAKILKEAMQILKIALKKYKNEK encoded by the coding sequence ATGAAACTTTCAAAAAGAGGTTTAAATATTCAAGCCTCGCCTATTCGTAAACTCTATCCTCTGGCTAACCAGACCGAAAAAAAAGGGCGAGAGGTAATAAAACTAAATATTGGCCAGCCTGATATTGAATTACCAAAAATAGTGCGCCAAGAAATAAAAAATTATAAAAGAGAGGTAATTTGTTATGCTCCTTCTCAAGGCCTACCTCAGGTGATTAAGGCCTGGCAGAAATATTTAATAGATTCAGGACTTGATTTTAAAAATGATGAGATTGTTGTTACTACCGGCGGTTCCGAAGCTATTATTTTTGCCATGGCTGCTATTGCCGATGCTGGCGAGGAGATAATTGTTTTTGAACCTTTTTATACTAATTACAACGGTTTTGCTTCTTTGATTGATGTTAAATTAAATCCTATAACTTTAAAAATTGAGAAGGGTTTTCATCTGCCTCCAAGAGAAGAAATAGAAAAAAGAATAAATAAAAAAACTAAAGGTATCATCATTACTAATCCTAATAATCCCACCGGTACTGTTTACACTAAAGAAGAATTAAATATTTTAGCTTTACTGGCAGAAAAGTATGATCTTTTTATTATTAATGACGAAGTTTATCGAGAATTTGTTTTTGGTGATTCTAAATTTTACAGTCTTTTTAATTTTAAAAATATTAAAAAAAATATTATTTTAGCTGATAGTGTTTCCAAGAGATTTAACGCCTGCGGGGCCCGACTTGGCTGTTTAGCTAGCTATAATAAAAAAATAATTGAAAACGTAACTAAGTTCGCCCAAGCCCGACTTTCCTCACCGACTATAGAACAGGAGATTTTTATTCCTCTCTTAAAAAACTCAAAAGAATACATTAATAATTTAATACTTGAATATAAAAAAAGAAGAGAAACAGTTAAAGAAGAACTTAAAAAAATACCTAATTTAACTTATCGTTTTCCTGAAGGATCTTTTTATATTATCATTGGTTTACCAGTTGATAATTCAGAAAAATTCTGCCAGTGGCTTTTAACAAACTTTGAATATAAAAATAAAACTCTGCTTCTGGCTCCGGCCTGCGGGTTTTATGCTTCGCCTGATCAAGGAAAAAATGAGGTGCGTTTGGCTTTTGTCTACCAAGCCAAAATTTTAAAAGAAGCGATGCAAATATTGAAAATTGCTTTAAAAAAATATAAAAATGAAAAATAA
- the trxB gene encoding thioredoxin-disulfide reductase, which produces MIYDVIIVGAGSAGLTAALYASRRSLNPLVLSQDIGGQTATTHIVENYPGINKIEGPNLMLNFMNQAKKFGAEIKIAEVKKIKKDKEKFNLKTSSHESYQGHAVILAFGLSHRHLNVPGEDKYMGKGVVYCATCDAPLYKEKIVSVIGGGNSALEAALLLAKNSPKVYLIHRRDKFRGENVLAKQVLDNKKIEVIYKAQAKEIKGNDSVNKLIINQENKEKEIEVEGVFIEIGFEVKADFIKDIVKLDKKNQIVIDQDCRTSEEGIFAAGDVTNTSYKQIVISAGQGAKAALSAHKYLQQKGLAKGGFIDWGKRKGNS; this is translated from the coding sequence ATGATCTATGACGTAATTATTGTTGGCGCTGGTTCAGCTGGTTTAACCGCCGCTCTTTATGCTTCCCGGCGCAGTCTTAACCCACTGGTTCTTTCCCAAGATATTGGCGGCCAAACAGCCACTACTCATATTGTCGAAAATTATCCTGGTATCAATAAAATTGAAGGACCGAATCTGATGCTTAACTTTATGAATCAAGCTAAAAAGTTTGGAGCCGAGATAAAAATAGCTGAAGTAAAAAAAATTAAAAAGGATAAAGAAAAATTTAATCTTAAAACCAGCAGCCATGAATCCTATCAGGGACATGCTGTTATTTTAGCTTTTGGGCTTTCACATCGCCATTTAAATGTACCCGGTGAAGATAAATATATGGGTAAAGGCGTAGTTTACTGTGCTACCTGTGACGCTCCGCTTTATAAAGAAAAAATTGTGTCAGTTATTGGCGGCGGTAATTCAGCTTTAGAAGCTGCCTTACTTTTAGCTAAAAATTCTCCAAAAGTATACTTAATACACCGGCGTGATAAATTTCGGGGTGAAAACGTACTAGCCAAACAAGTTTTGGATAATAAAAAAATTGAAGTAATTTATAAGGCCCAAGCTAAAGAAATTAAAGGCAATGACAGCGTTAATAAACTAATTATTAATCAAGAAAATAAGGAAAAAGAAATAGAAGTAGAAGGGGTTTTTATAGAAATTGGTTTTGAGGTTAAGGCTGATTTTATTAAAGATATAGTCAAACTAGATAAAAAAAATCAAATTGTTATTGACCAAGACTGTCGCACCAGTGAAGAAGGAATTTTTGCGGCTGGTGATGTCACTAATACCTCTTATAAACAAATAGTTATTTCAGCCGGCCAGGGAGCTAAAGCCGCTCTGTCAGCTCATAAATATCTCCAACAAAAAGGTTTAGCTAAAGGCGGTTTTATTGACTGGGGAAAAAGAAAGGGGAATTCATGA
- the trxA gene encoding thioredoxin encodes MSEIELNDQNFEEEVLKEKDKPVLVDFWAQWCGPCKMQGPILEEMAEEIKDKAKITKIEIDKNPKIAEKFQIKSIPTLIIFKEGEAVWQGVGLQQKENLIEQLNKYI; translated from the coding sequence ATGTCAGAAATCGAATTAAACGATCAAAATTTTGAAGAGGAGGTTTTAAAAGAAAAAGATAAGCCAGTCCTAGTTGATTTTTGGGCCCAGTGGTGTGGTCCCTGTAAAATGCAGGGTCCGATTTTAGAAGAAATGGCTGAAGAAATAAAAGACAAAGCCAAAATTACCAAAATAGAAATTGATAAAAATCCAAAAATAGCAGAAAAATTCCAAATTAAAAGTATTCCTACTTTAATTATTTTCAAAGAAGGTGAAGCAGTCTGGCAAGGAGTTGGTCTTCAGCAAAAAGAAAATTTAATTGAACAGCTAAATAAATATATCTAA
- a CDS encoding metal-sensitive transcriptional regulator translates to MKQQPIISRLHRTSGQIQGIEKMVKNKRDCQEILQQLLAARSSIEKICLTILQDETSSCFTGKKSNCHKKLNNLEKITSHLFKIK, encoded by the coding sequence ATGAAACAGCAACCAATTATTTCAAGATTGCACCGGACTTCAGGGCAAATTCAAGGCATAGAAAAAATGGTTAAAAATAAAAGAGACTGCCAGGAAATACTTCAACAGCTTTTAGCCGCCCGTTCTTCTATTGAAAAAATTTGTTTAACTATTTTGCAGGATGAAACTTCTAGTTGTTTTACTGGTAAAAAAAGCAATTGCCATAAAAAGCTGAATAATCTTGAAAAAATCACTAGTCATTTATTTAAGATAAAATAA